The Glandiceps talaboti chromosome 1, keGlaTala1.1, whole genome shotgun sequence genome has a segment encoding these proteins:
- the LOC144434693 gene encoding protein FAM185A-like: MASVVRQIYPSLLRPLLAKSVWSQIQLLKNQPLRRFCSSTLGHGKPITLESWAFHLETFGRVEVNSSMNVIISPVDPIKYPEANRAFLAMIGSGTEGNNIDKTETDVELNKQKHYLCNVQFDGKNVLTVSANKINDKITEELQLLIEVPIKYDIDAKMSKDGQISISGIDNDYCNVTMDTGECQLTSVKCIKLNVESREGSVKSRKSLQSNGEINVQGCGNVILEKLYGMTMKVSTQQGSITTGAVYQDQSEFSSDSGHIKLGNLHGSSHVTNKTGNITIDTLDGDVNASTTSGNISAHVTRHNNVQLSSAQGDITVKLPDTTGTSLELQSKVLDIDDKLNVTRDCSEKSAIQNVIKGSIGDADGKSLIARTEEGSIFLKCQSWFDTLNLQKKTL, translated from the exons ATGGCGAGCGTTGTTCGTCAGATCTACCCGTCTCTACTACGTCCTCTCCTCGCGAAGAGTGTTTGGTCCCAGATACAGTTACTCAAGAATCAGCCACTTCGAAGGTTTTGTTCGTCAACACTTGGGCATGGCAAACCGATAACATTGGAGAGTTGGGCGTTCCACTTAGAAACGTTTGGCAGAGTTGAAGTGAACAGTTCGATGAATGTTATCATTTCGCCAGTTGACCCCATAAAGTATCCCGAGGCAAATCGAGCATTTCTGGCAATGATTGGTAGTGGTACAGAGGGCAATAACATTGACAAAACAGAAACAGACGTTGAGTTAAACAAACAGAAACATTATTTATGCAATGTTCAATTCGACGGTAAAAATGTACTAACTGTCTCTGCAAACAAAATCAACGATAAAATAACTGAAGAATTGCAATTGTTGATTGAAGTACCAATTAAATATG ACATTGATGCAAAGATGAGCAAAGATGGACAGATTAGTATCTCAGGAATAGACAACGATTACTGTAATGTTACTATGGATACAGGTGAATGTCAACTTACTAGTGTTAAG TGTATAAAACTTAATGTTGAGAGTAGAGAAGGCAGTGTTAAAAGTAGAAAGAGTCTGCAAAGTAATGGAGAAATTAATGTACAAGGCTGTGGG AATGTCATTCTGGAGAAACTGTATGGCATGACCATGAAAGTCAGCACACAGCAAGGATCTATCACTACAGGGGCAGTGTACCAAGACCAATCTGAGTTCAGTAGTGACAGTGGACACATCAAACTGGGAAATCTACATGGGTCATCTCATGTCACAAATAAAACTGGAAATATTACAATAG ATACTCTTGATGGTGATGTAAATGCATCGACAACAAGTGGTAACATCAGTGCACACGTAACAAGACACAATAATGTTCAACTTTCGAGTGCACAGG GTGATATCACTGTAAAACTGCCTGACACCACAGGAACATCATTGGAACTGCAGTCCAAAGTATTGGATATAGATGACAAGCTGAATGTGACAAGAGATTGCAGTGAAAAGAGTGCAATCCAAAATGTAATaaaag GCTCCATTGGTGATGCAGATGGCAAATCATTGATAGCCAGAACAGAAGAAGGGTCCATTTTCTTGAAATGTCAGTCATGGTTTGATACTCTCAACTTACAAAAGAAAACATTGTAG